A stretch of the Taeniopygia guttata chromosome 3, bTaeGut7.mat, whole genome shotgun sequence genome encodes the following:
- the EIF4A3 gene encoding eukaryotic initiation factor 4A-III codes for MAGSAGSAGGSARKRLMKEEDMTKVEFETSEEVDVTPTFDTMGLREDLLRGIYAYGFEKPSAIQQRAIKQIIKGRDVIAQSQSGTGKTATFSISVLQCLDIQVRETQALILAPTRELAVQIQKGLLALGDYMNVQCHACIGGTNVGEDIRKLDYGQHVVAGTPGRVFDMIRRRSLRTRAIKMLVLDEADEMLNKGFKEQIYDVYRYLPPATQVVLISATLPHEILEMTNKFMTDPIRILVKRDELTLEGIKQFFVAVEREEWKFDTLCDLYDTLTITQAVIFCNTKRKVDWLTEKMREANFTVSSMHGDMPQKERESIMKEFRSGASRVLISTDVWARGLDVPQVSLIINYDLPNNRELYIHRIGRSGRYGRKGVAINFVKNDDIRILRDIEQYYSTQIDEMPMNVADLI; via the exons ATGGCGGGGTCCGCGGGGTCCGCGGGCGGCTCGGCACGGAAGCGCCTCATGAAGGAGGAGGACATGACCAAGGTGGAGTTCGAGACCAGCGAGGAGGTGGACGTGACGCCCACCTTCGACACCATGGGCCTGCGGGAGGACCTGCTGCGCGGCATCTACGCCTACG GGTTCGAGAAGCCGTCCGCCATCCAGCAGCGAGCCATCAAGCAGATCATCAAGGGCAGGGACGTGATCGCCCA GTCGCAGTCAGGAACAGGGAAGACAGCAACATTCTCCATATCTGTTCTACAATGCCTGGATATACAG GTTCGTGAGACCCAAGCCTTGATCCTGGCACCAACTCGGGAGCTGGCTGTGCAGATCCAGAAG GGCCTCCTCGCCCTGGGAGACTACATGAACGTGCAGTGCCACGCCTGCATCGGGGGCACCAACGTGGGCGAGGACATCCGCAAGCTGGACTACGGGCAGCACGTGGTGGCTGGCACTCCGGGCCGGGTGTTCG ATATGATTCGTCGCAGAAGTCTGAGAACTCGTGCCATCAAAATGCTGGTTTTGGATGAGGCAGATGAAATGCTCAATAAAG GCTTCAAGGAGCAGATTTATGATGTGTACAGATACCTGCCTCCAGCCACACAGGTGGTTCTGATCAGCGCCACTTTGCCACATGAAATCTTGGAAATGACCAACAAATTCATGACAGACCCCATCCGCATCCTGGTGAAACG TGATGAGTTGACCCTCGAAGGAATCAAGCAGTTTTTTGTGGCTGTGGAGAGAGAGGAGTGGAAGTTTGACACCCTGTGTGATCTCTACGACACGCTGACCATCACCCAGGCTGTCATCTTTTGTAACACCAAGAGAAAG GTTGACTGGCTCACAGAGAAGATGAGGGAAGCCAACTTCACAGTTTCCTCCATGCATGGGGACATGccccaaaaggagagagagtcCATCATGAAAGAGTTCAGATCTGGCGCAAG CCGAGTTCTTATTTCCACAGACGTTTGGGCTCGGGGCCTGGATGTGCCTCAGGTGTCACTGATCATTAACTACGACTTGCCCAACAACAGAGAGCTCTACATACACAG AATCGGCCGCTCGGGCAGGTACGGCCGGAAGGGCGTCGCCATCAACTTCGTGAAGAACGACGACATCCGCATCCTGCGGGACATCGAGCAGTACTACTCCACCCAGATCGACGAGATGCCCATGAACG TTGCTGATCTTATCTGA